The Arachis ipaensis cultivar K30076 chromosome B10, Araip1.1, whole genome shotgun sequence DNA window tttcaaaatcttctttttcaaaaataatttttttctattaaatcttgtaccaaactttaagtttggtgttttcttgttgatttttctttgttttttgaaaattttagtttggttttctaaaaattttaagtttagtgttccttcttcatgttcttgttgttcttgtgagtcttcaaggcattcttgagttttccttgtgtcttgatcttaaaatttttaaatttggtgttccttggtattttccctccaaaattttcgaaaacaaggagcattaaatctaaaaattttagatcttgtgttattttattgtttttctctttcctcattaaattcaaaaaaatatcttttccctctattttaaagcaatttttcgaaaataacagttagccgaattcaaggagagactacaagagacaaggatggctaatataaatatggaagaacaattaaagcaaacaaagcagcagctgtcaaaacaaataacaaaagaatgccaagcagttcaattaagaagtgaaaaaacattaaataccccacctcaaggcagcaggaagccaagaaatgagcaaactacccaaattccatctgaagacagtaagagcccgggaaaaaataattctggcccTAAAATGCtggaaattgggtggaaggctggcgctgaacgcccaaaccatgctcaggactggcgttcaacgccagaaacaagcaaggaactggcgttgaatgcccaaaggaagcacagttctggcattcagacgccaggaacaaatgaggagttggcgtctaacgccactccagcttccaaccctggctttcaaatgccagtgagggatcagacacctgcaagtgctgataataaatccctcaagaaggcttctcaacctacctctgtaggaaataaacctgcagcaactaaggttgaggaatacaaagccaagatgccttatcctcaaaaactccgtaaagaggagcaggataagcagtttgcctgctttgcagactatctcaggactcttgaaataaagattccgtttNNNNNNNNNNNNNNNNNNNNNNNNNNNNNNNNNNNNNNNNNNNNNNNNNNNNNNNNNNNNNNNNNNNNNNNNNNNNNNNNNNNNNNNNNNNNNNNNNNNNNNNNNNNNNNNNNNNNNNNNNNNNNNNNNNNNNNNNNNNNNNNNNNNNNNNNNNNNNNNNNNNNNNNNNNNNNNNNNNNNNNNNNNNNNNNNNNNNNNNNNNNNNNNNNNNNNagcacaagagtgcaactctcattctaggaagaccattcctagcaactggacgaaccctcattgacgtccaaaaaggggagataaccctgagagtcaatgaggatgagtttaagttgaatgttgtcaaagctatgcaacatccagacacttcagacgactgcctgggcgttgatattattaactccctggtggaagaggtccatatgactgagagtctcgaatcagagctagaggacatttttaaagatgttcagcctgatctggaggaaccagagaaaacagaaaaaCCTCTAAAAACtcatcaggaagaggagaagcccacttgttctgaaaagatgccaagagaccaacctagttttaaactgggaaaaatgtcactttatggtgactgaagggattgtccttaggcataaaatttcaaacaagggaatagaggtagatcaagctaaagttgaagtaattgaaaaattaccaccacctgccaatgttaaggcaatcagaacctttctggggcatgtaggattctataggaggtttataaaagatttttcaaaaattgcaaaacctctgagcaatctgctagctgctgacatgccatttgtgtttgacacaaagtgtctgcaggcgtttgagatcctgaaagctaagctggtcacagcaccagttatttctgcaccagactggacattaccattcgaactaatgtgtgatgccagtgaccataccattggtgcagtattgggacagaggcataacaagcttctgcatgtcatttattatgctagcagtgttttaaatgatgcccagaaaaattacacaaccacagaaaaagaattacttgcagtggtttatgccattgacaagtttagatcctacttagtaggatcaaaagtgattttgtacactgaccatgctgctcttaaatatctactcacaaagcaggattcaaagcccaggctcataagatgggtgttgcttctgcaagagtttgatatagaaataagagacagaaaagggacagagaatcaagtagctgatcacctgtcccggatagaaccagtagcaggagcatccctccctcctactgagatctctgaaaccttttcggatgagcaattgtttgctattcaggaagctctgtgatttgcagacattgcaaactataagacacaaggttctccttctgtaaccatggagaggaagcatgaaaagcttctctcactgcagagtcaaccaaagcccccacagtcaaaccctaagtttggtgttggaaggccacaactaaactctaagtttggtgttgaacccccacattcaaactctaagtttggtgttgggaggtcccaaccttgctctgattatctgtgaggctccatgagagctcactgtcaagctattgacattaaagaagcgcttgttgggaggtaacccaatgttatttaattatgtctatttattttccatggctattttatcttttctttaggttgatgatcatgtgaagtcacaaaaacaaatggaaattcaaaaacagaatgaaaaacagcatgaaaaacagcacactctggcggaagatcattctggcgtttaaacgccagaaacaagcatctgtctggcgtttaacgctagaaacaagcaccaagctggcgtttaacgccagaaacaagcatctgtctggcgtttaacgctagaaacaagcaccaagctggcgtttaacgccagaaacaagcatcagtctggcattaaacgccagaaacatgctatatttgggcgtttaacgccaaaaacaggtagcagtctggcgttaaacgccaggattgcacagtaagggcattttgtacgcctgattggagcagggatgctaaatccttgaccccactggatctgtagaccccacaggatccccacctacctcaccattcaaattcaaaccatggagcattgcttttgtttttccataattcagtggtagagcaattgactgcagatcaaagagctatgaggaaagagcaacaaagataaggaagagacatagaggagctcaagagcaccattggttcttcaagaagaggaagacgccaccctcattaaggtggacccattccttaatctccttgttcttagtttcctgtttttcgtttaccatgcttcatgtttaattatgtttgtgtctttactatatgatcactagtacctaagtgtctatgtcttaaagatatgaatgtcctatgaatccatcacctttcttaaatgaaaattgttttctgaaaaagaaaaagaagtacatgaatttcgaattttaaaataatttaattatttagatgtggtggcaatactttttattttctgaatgaatgcttgaacagtgcatatgtcttttgaatttgttgtttatgaatgttaaaattgttggctcttgaaagaatgatgaaaaaggagaaatgttatttgataatctgaaaaagcataaaaaagattcttgaagcaagaaaaagcagtgaagaacaaagcttgtagagAAAAAAACAatacgaaaaaaaaagagagcaagaaaaaggaaaaagcaagcagaaaaacccaaaagctctttaaaccaaaaggcaagagcaaaaagccaatatcccttaaaaccaaaaggcaagggtaataaaaaggatccaaggctttgagcatcagtggataggagggcctaaaggaataaaatcctagccttagcggctaaaccaagctgtccctaaccatgtgcttgtggcgtgaaggtgtcaagtgaaaacttgagactgagcggttaaagtcgaggtccaaagcaaaaaatagagtgtgcttaagaaccctggaaacctctaattggggactttagcaaagctgagtcacaatctgaaaaggttcacccagttatgtgtctgtggcatgtatgtatccggtggtaatactggaaaacagagtacttagggccacggccaagactcataaagtagctgtgttcaagaatcaacatactgaactaagagaatcaataacactatctaaactctgagttcctatagatgccaatcattctgaacttcaaaggataaagtgagatgccaaaactgttcagaagcaaaaagctaatagccccgctcatctaattaacactgatcttcatagatgtttttggaattcattgtatattctctttttatcctattttgtttttagttgcttggggacaagcaacaatttaagtttggtgttgtgatgagcagataatttatacgctttttggcattgtttttacttagtttttagtatgatttagttggtttttagtatatttttattagtttttaattaaaaatcacatttctggactttactacgagtttgtgtgtttttctgtgatttcaggtattttctggctgaaattgagagagctgagcaaaaatctgattcaggcttaaaaaggactgctgatgttgttggattctgaccttcttgcactcaaagtggattttctggagctacagaactccaaatggcgcgctcttaattgcgttggaaagtagacatccagggctttccagcattatataatagtctatactttgctcaaggatagtagatttcttaatcagaatcttcgtggtataagctagaattgatggcggcattcatgagaatctggaaagtctaaaccttgtctgtggtattccgagtaggattcaaggattgaacggctgtgatgagcttcaaactcacgattgttgggcgtagtgacagacgcaaaagaatcaagggattctattccgacatgatcgagaaccaactgatgattagtcgtgctgtgacagagtatttggaccattttcactgagaggacgggaagtagccattgacaacggtgacaccttacatacagcttgccatggaaggagccttgcgtgtgtgaagaggaggacaagagaaaaactgaaataaagaagacaaagcatctccaaaaccccaacatattctccatcattgcacaataagtatttatatttatgccctttgactctttacaattgaagttgaaaaacactgttgttggcatcctgactaagaataataagataaccatagcttacttcaaaccaacaatctccgtgggattcgacccttactcacgtaaggtattacttggacgacccagtgcacttgctggttaatggtactagttgtgaaaagtgtgattcacaatttgtgcaccattgACGAATCACTTTATAGTAATTCATGACTCCAAGTGAAAAATTGAATGGGAAGATGTTCCCGCCTTTTATAAAAAGACCGAGAAAAATTAATAATGGACAGGTCGTCATTAAATGCAAGTTATTCATTGTCATCAGTAAGCAAACCAAGGGGGTGAAGTAGGATAATAGCAGTGAAAATTACCCAGCTGCATTACTCCAGAGATAAGTTGCACTGAAGGAAGAAAGAATACCATTAAATTATAATGAAAGTAAATGTTCAAGTGGGGAAAGAAGTTTAACTTCAATTACTCCCGGTAGGAAAACGTCTTGTCACTAGTTCCTCCAATGGGTTGAACACGTTGAATGAGAAAGTAAGGGATACAGGTAAAGAAAATTAATTGCATTGAATCATCAACATGGTTGGGATGGGGGAAAACAGAGTTGAATGGGTAGGTCCGGGGGAAACACGGTACACCGAGGGATAAATGGGAATCAATCAAAAAAGAAACTGACACATTAGAGTTAAAGAAAAACACGGCATAAAATATAAAGAGTATGGGCAAGATAAATTCAAGTTTATAAGATACCTATGGCAGAATATAATAGAAGAGTCAATTATGAGGCCAAATATTAATGGCACACGATTAAAGGCATAGCTTGATAACATATGGTTGCTTGTTTAACAGTTTAAGATCCATTAAACTTTAATAGCTAAACTTTTGTTAGTGGTGCATATTAGCATATCAAAAAGTATTTTGAATAACATTAACAATGAAGTAGAAGGCAACTCTAACGATGACTATTCTTTGGAGGTGTGAAAACTAAAAAACAGCTAACCAAGTACATGCGCAGAGACGATTCCAAATTCGCTCCAAAACCTGTTAACACCCCGTACATCCACATGAAGCCCGAAATGTAGCCTTGCCCGTATACGCTGGAGCTGGAAATGAAGAGAGGGAACTCAAAAGTCATGGATCTGAACTCATCCAGGTTAAAGAAAGTGTGCACAAACAAAAGATGGGATCGCCTTGGCAAgaagatttaaaaaaatttgacatGCATGAACTCAAACCACGCACTTTATGGAAGAATGCGAAGTGAGCATAGCATGATAACCTTGTGGGACCATTATTTTTTATGAAACCATTTTAATAGAATAGCCAAGAATTATATAACCAGAGAAGACATAGATAACACATAAccactacaacattttgggtctatggccacggtttttttggccacggtaaaaaactgtgtccatagaccctctatggtcacggttttttagggtgacaaaaaaaaagctatggtcacggttttttaaaaaagggtggcctaaaagggtctatggtcacggttttgaggggtgacctaaaggggtctatggtcacagttttttacagtgaccaaaaagagtctatggtcacggttttttaaaaaagagtgacctaaaagggtctatggtcatggttttgggggtggcctaaaggggtctatggtcacggttttgggggtggtctaaaagggtctatggtcacggttttgggggtgacctaaaggggtctatggtcacgattttttacagtgaccaaaaaggggctatggtcacggtttttcaaaaaagggtgacctaaaagggtctatggtcacggttttggggggtgacctaaaggggtctatggtcacggttttaggggtggcctaaaagggtctatggtcacggttttggggggtggcctaaaggagtctatggtcacggtttttgggggtggcctaaaagaatttatggtcacggttttaggggtgtcctaaaggggtctatggtcacggttttttacagtgactaaaaaggggctatggtcacggtttttcaaaaaagggtgacctaaaagggtctatggtcaaggtttttgggggtggcctaaaagggtctatggtcacggttttaggggtgtcctaaaggggtctatggtcacggttttttacagtgaccaaaaaggggctatagtcacggtttttcaaaaaagggtgacctaaaatggTCTGTGGTCACatttttggggggtgacctaaaggggtttatggtcacggttttgaagggtgacctaaaagggtctatggtcacagttttacgAAAGGATGACCTTAGTTCTAACCCTAACCTTAAGCCTAATTACTATTCAAGAATATTTTTGTAGCTaaattgagttttgataatttgaatttaaattaattaaaatttaaaattttaataattgaaaACTAATTCAAATTTTATACGCATCCCCTTTCCCTTTAATCCCTTTCAAACGTAACACAGCAGCAGAGAAGGAGAGCTGTGATCGAAAAAGAGGAAGAGCCACGCTGTCGCCGCTGTCCAGCCGCCTCGCCACCACCGTCGCGCCGCCACCGCGCCATCGTCGCTCCCAGCTCGCCGCCATCCTCCACGTCATTGCCGCCATTGTTcgcaaagaggagagagagagagacgttGAGACAGAGCAGCGCCGAGAGGGAGAGGAGCTTCCATCATCGTCGATTCGTGCACGCCAAGGGTTCCATCGCAGCCAACCCGTCGCAGTTGGTGTCGCTGCCGTCTCTGTTGGATTCCACCGTGGAGAAGAGAATGACACGAGGGAGAGAGGGAGACAGAGCCGTGCGAGCCAGAGGAGGCACTGTCCTCGTTGTTGCTGCCACGGTCGCTGGTGAGTCGTGCACCGCCATCAGAGTCATCAGAAGACAACATCAGCCTTCTTGTTCTGGTTTCGATTCCTCCATTTCTAAAACTGTAACACTCATTCTTGTTCTGCTTCAAACTTGTTCCTTTGCCATGTTCTTGTTCTAATCCTAGTCACATATTCTTATTTTAGTTCTGCCACTTTGCTTCAAAATTGCTGTTGTAACTCGTATTGGTTTTGGGACTGTTGTGGCTGCTGCTGGTTTTGTTCGAAGCTACTGCTGTTGTGAGAAAGGAAAAAGGAATTTGTCGCGGTTAAGGAATTCTTCGAGTTCCGGTTatctgaggtaggggatttattttaaaattaactgttttaatttatgaataccAATGAAGTTTAGTGAGTAActgcaaataatttataaatgtctTGTTTGGTTAATTGAtgaaaattgatgaaattgagatTGTTGGTGATTATGAATATGGTTGAATGTAATGAAATTGTGATGAGATTGATTTATAGCTGTGTTTGAGGATGATAATTTCTGTTGGTTGTgtgatttgatgatgatgagggtatgCTTGAAATGCTGTTGGAAGTTGATGAACTATTATGAATATGTATGTGTAATTTTGTGAATTATTGATTCCGAATTCTTGGAACTATACTACTAATTCTAATAACTATGTTTAATGAAATGGAAGTTGGAATTGCGATATTGGAAGAGTTCTAGGCTTAGATACAAAAGTGGGAGTGTAAGGTTGCTTAATTGTCATTAAATTGAAATATGATTAGTTAATTATTGAATGAAATATATTTGAGAAAAGTTAGTTGTTGTGATTACTCTGAATTATGATTGAAGCTGGATGTGGTTCTGAATTACTCTGAAAAGtttgcttattttattttcttgtgattgtgctgtttgtcttattgTGACTTGCTTGTATGTTGAATTGAATCTTTTACTTGTACTATTAGTTTATGAAtgtattaaagtgattacgaGTTGCTGTTttgattaagaattaattatgtgGCTAAGAGATGGTTAATGTGACTAGTTTTATATTTAGAATCtgttttgagtttagagattTTAAAAGAGGTAATTATTTAAAGTAAGACCAAGagcattttcaaaaaatttgataaaaatatagttgaATTTGATAAAACTAGAGATTTGAAAACTATcatagttgaatttgttgttgcaaATTATGATTTGAGATGAATTTGTTGTCGTATGTTGAATTGTTGCTGAACATATCACTGAGCTTTAGTTTTGAAAGGAAGAATGGAGATGTACCCCAAGTGAGTTAAATACTTCTGCAATAAATAATTCATGTCAATGCTATTACAAAGGAAGATTTCCTTGCTCGGTTGCTCCCAATGAACTTGAACCTTTTAAGAATTTTTCTTCTCAGGTAATAAATATTCATGTTAataattttcaattttagttGAAGCATGATTACTAATACTTAACAATGAAGGTTTGATGTTAATGCAGCTTGCTGCTTTGGACTTTATTGCATGTGCAACTGCTGATGTATTTTCCATGACAGATTCTAGTACCAACTCTCAGCAATGGTGTCTGGATTCAGAAGCTACTATGGTGGCGATCATGCTCCCACTTTGAGGCCTAATTAACAAGAAGAGGCTGGCATGTGTAGACAACCTTAACACCATCAATCAACACACTCACGCACCCATTGTATAATATTAGACTAAGACCAGCCCAATGCACATGGAGCTGAATTACTTATACTATATAGTAGTATAGATCTAAAAATGTTATTACTTATAACTTAATTTATGTAtaattttattgattttattGATATGTTAGTTGGTTACTTTAATCACAACTTATCTTAATTGTTGAttgtcattttttatttttagatttattttgtgattatcatcattttgggatgtgattatgctttaaaaaataaaattaaatctcataaaacaaaataggctatggtcacggtaaaaaaccgtgaccatagatatggctatggtcacagttttgaggaggggtgaccatagaggctatggtcacggccaaaaccgtgactatagataaggctatggtcacggttttaaggaggggtgaccatagatgctatggtcacggccaaaatcgtgaccatagatatgGCTATAGTCATGGTTttgaggaggggtgaccataggctctatggtcacggccaaaaccgtgaccacagataaggctatggtcacggttttgaggagGGGTAACCATAGaagctatggtcacggccaaaaccgtgaccatagataaggctatggtcacggttttaaggaagggtgaccatagattgccctatggtcacggttaaaaaccgtggcctaaagtgtcagaatttgaaaattgtaatcgtgaccatagaaaccgtgaccataggtaaaaaaaccgtgaccatagacctatggccacgagggaataggccacggtaaaaaaccgtgaccataggtccaaaaccgtgaccatagatctatggtcacccttttcactagctatgtaccgtgaccataggccttttttttgtagtgaactGAACACATATTAAAAAAGGGAGTAAGCTGTCGATGGTGAAGGAGTAGCCGCCACAACGAAGGGTCAAAGAATCGGCCTCGGAATGATCAACAAAATGCCTGATGAGCCGGAGTAAGTATTGGGAGCATTGGCCAAATCAAGGGTTTGAGGGTGtattgaaagaactgaagattgatggtttagaggttatagtaaactctcgttgcaagtatagttactaaaccaaacaatcaacctttcttacaaacgttttggttgtcacaagtaacaaaccccttttaaaattgataaccgaagtatttaaacctcgggtcgtcttctcaaggaattgcagggaagtatgttcttattattggttatgagtcttgtaaattgggggttttgaaagtaaggaagcagtatgttgaacgata harbors:
- the LOC107624355 gene encoding uncharacterized protein LOC107624355 isoform X2 — protein: MTRGREGDRAVRARGGTVLVVAATVAGESCTAIRVIRRQHQPSCSVLPLCFKIAVVTRIGFGTVVAAAGFVRSYCCCEKGKRNLSRLRNSSSSGYLRFDVNAACCFGLYCMCNC
- the LOC107624355 gene encoding uncharacterized protein LOC107624355 isoform X4, giving the protein MTRGREGDRAVRARGGTVLVVAATVAGESCTAIRVIRRQHQPSCSVLPLCFKIAVVTRIGFGTVVAAAGFVRSYCCCEKGKRNLSRLRNSSSSGYLRF
- the LOC107624355 gene encoding uncharacterized protein LOC107624355 isoform X1 — encoded protein: MTRGREGDRAVRARGGTVLVVAATVAGESCTAIRVIRRQHQPSCSVLPLCFKIAVVTRIGFGTVVAAAGFVRSYCCCEKGKRNLSRLRNSSSSGYLSNGVWIQKLLWWRSCSHFEA
- the LOC107624355 gene encoding uncharacterized protein LOC107624355 isoform X3; the protein is MTRGREGDRAVRARGGTVLVVAATVAGESCTAIRVIRRQHQPSCSVLPLCFKIAVVTRIGFGTVVAAAGFVRSYCCCEKGKRNLSRLRNSSSSGYLSLLLWTLLHVQLLMYFP